The Amaranthus tricolor cultivar Red isolate AtriRed21 chromosome 2, ASM2621246v1, whole genome shotgun sequence genome contains the following window.
ATTAGCTCAAGCCAAGGTAGCCCAAGCGCTTCAGAAGCTGAGTATCACATTCCTGAAGGTCGCTTGATCGGTCGAGCAAGGTGCCTCGGGTCGAGTGAAGTGCAGACAAACTTCCAGTAGCTTCTGATCATTAGCAGGATGCATTTCAAGGGTACAGGACATCCGCTCGACCAGGTCGAGCGAAGCTGATTTTCAcattttgaccaatttttgaagtttctgaTATTGTACTTGATggtggctcgactggtcgagcgagATGGGCAGCATCAGCTTTTGCGATCTTTTTAAACATCATTTGAGGTCCAATCACATTTATCCCTTTTAATGCTGCTGCCAGGACTGCTTAGCCACCCTAGCTTATCAATTAGGGGTGGCACCTCCCTCCTACAACCTagggtggtggagcaatcatgaaaccaccacccccacTTATTTTAAaggctataaatagagaagaggaagacgGGGTTGGGCATATCAGATTTCACCCTTCATTTTGATAACttttatgtattcttcatagcttagctttcatttcaattaaaaattagtgtttagcataatttctctttcaattcacTTAAGAATTTTCAATTTTCGATTACAATCTTAATTTCAATCCTCTATTGTAACATTTTGCAATTTGGATACTTCAACCATTAGTgtactattattgaagctttggaaggtattactttgaatcatcagcaatcatcttgttcatccttagattgaactCAAAAGAGTAAATTCTATcctttacttatattattttcaattcatgtcacttcGTTATCTTCAATTAATTgcttttagtttcatatattcatacttgtagttcttcaacttatattgcattATCTTTTTCGAATACTCTAGTTAAATTCATTCATCTATGGTTCTTagcttatttgcaatttacaatCTCAAAATGAGTACGAGTGAGTAGTTTATTTTGGTTTAGGCTAGGcattatcaccatgtatgtagtctaaATTGTTTTCCTTACCTTTggtttggttgtgttgtttatggtttaagatgaattttgctatcatgtgtagtgtcgttgaattgagggcgagagtcgatttttaacgataatctatgcttaaaaattaagtcatctccatgagaataggtagatgcctTGATTGAAAATGTTAAATGTGTACTTCgtgtcttaaattatgcttaactccatgagaataggtaggtgagtatgttttaggaagcttttgttgctcgagagagaacattagtatttATGATACGTTCTTTCCCATAACAAaacatccatgaccttaggttaaagtttagtaaacactactttggtgagaaagtctagcctatgcctctttagcttattgatcattaTATCTTTTCTTTAGTTCATCacattcttatttatttttatgcttcattttcattaagtgtttttaattggttgctttaattatttctatcacCAAACACCATATTATACGCTTTTGAACAtactaatcgatcgagaaactattgACTTAACCCTtactccctgtggattcgacctgTACTTGCCGTCGTATTAAGCTACACCGTGCACTTGCaatattactattgaaggacgtaaatTCCCGATCATCTTCCTCGACTTCActtaccctccactatgatgctttctactCTTCTAACGGGGGAGTCGAAAAtctttctttgcacatgtccaaaccatctttGCCTATTTTCACGCATTTTGGCAACAAGTGGGTCAACGCCTAGCTTATCTCCAACTTTTCACATATTTGTCGTGAATAATTTcttttttggattattttttaataattcaacttttgatCTTAGTTAGCTGTCAGCgtactctttgatttttttaataatttaacctttgtCCTTAGTTGCTATTAGTATGCTAACACCATATTAAGGGTAAAGGTTGGTTTATTAAAACATAATCCAAAATCGAGTATGTgtgaaagattgaattattaatatcaaattttcttttatattcttatttcaagggatattatcaatggtggCCCTGTATTATTGCACTTTATCTTTGATACCCCTGTGTTTTTCGtaatttcaatggtacccccaacATATCTTGCTAATTACAAACGTgacactttttaagtttttttcgtTAAGTGGccgttaatttttataaaaaatcaaccatgattagtttcttcttcttcttcccttttccctctGCTCTTCCTTCTCTCCTTCCATGGTTGCTTCTTCAAGGTACTCATCATTTTGCGGTAAAGTGTATTTCGGTACTACCAAAAGACCACCTGGAAGCCCTGACGTTAATTCCATTGAAGTTGGTAATAGCTGAGTAAGGTTGAAGAAATGCTACTGTGACCCAACAAAATTCTATGATATTAGGGTTTCTGGTTCAATTAACAATCTGAGAAGCCCTAACGTTAATTCCATCACAACCGATGATCAAAAACTCGTCTTGTTACAGAAGATACAGAAGATCCAACAGAGCAGAGCAAATGCAGTATCAGTCTTAATGAATGACCTCATGACTACTTTCTCAAGCTCTAATGGGAAGTCGGCATCCTCCACTATGACTCTTGGGAGATGGTCTCGGACGACTCGGCAGCAGCCTTTCCTCCATGACCATCAAATACCTGTCCATTGAAGCTTGTTATTACACACAGCTAATCGCAAAATAATAAATGCACAAACTGGACTGCATAAAAGTAATCTCAATACCCCAGGATTAGAATGTAGAAGTACTACATGGAGATAATTTTATTTGTGTTATCTTGTTACAAAGATATCTCCAGTGTATCAATATTTCTGTTTTTTGCTACCACATTTACAATCACTACTCAAACTGAAAAGGCCATTTCTTCAAGATACCAATTAACTTACTTACCCCGTAGAAAGACACAGCTTCCTCGTCAAGTATATCGCAGCCGAGCTTCTTCGCTAAATCAGATATACATCAATCATCCATTGCACAAcacattcaaaatttaaaaaagccTTAATTTTTAGGATTTAGTACTTACAAAACGACTCATGTAATCTCCAACTGGGCTCTCCAACGAAAAACTCATGTTCCAGGTGGTCTTTTGGTAGTACCGGAATACACCTTACCGCAAAATGATGAGTATCTTGAAGAATCAGCCATTGAAGGAGAGAAGGAAGAACAgagagaaaaaggaagaagaagaagaaactaaccatggttgatttttaataaaaattaacggCCGCTTAACggaaaaagctttaaaaatgtCACGTTTGTAATTAGCAAGATATGTTGGGGGTACCATTAGAATTACGAAAAACACATGGtaccaaagataaagtgcaatTACACGgaagtaccattgataatatcccttatTTCAATTAGAGCAAATGCAAATATTTTATACAAGATTAACATAGTAAGTTGAAGACAATTACTATTAGTTAATCTGACATATCTGAACTAATAAGAAAAAAGTTCATGACTCCTACTACtctcttttttgaaaaatttcgttaaaatatatatattgcttAGTTGAGTTGTAAGTTCGATTAGTGATGGGATCTTAAACACGTGTACTCTTGTACTTTAAATTCAGATGTGACATGAACTTGTCGTATTAAGAAAATTATGTCCCAATTATCCCAATTGTAAATAGACAACAATTTTTCCAAGACTTTCCCATTGTATGTTTTCAAAAGGATAAAACACCCACTATAAATAGACACTTTCAACGGCTATATATCAACCTCATTAAACTTagtaaaaaagcataaatatgATTTAATAGGATTAAATCACCAAATTAATAAGAATATGGTTGTTGAAGCTTTAATATGATATgaactaataaataaaattgaaatccAACAGATGGAGGtttaataacaatctaataaagCCTCATTGGTAACCACAAGGAGTTTCTAACCTTTAAAAGTCCATTTATTCAACAATAGATACCATTAGCTTCTCTACAGCACAGTCCATGTGCATTTGACTTATTCTACCCCACCAAAGACTACTTCTATTGACTTGCCAAATCAAATTTATTGTAacctttatttttctaatttgaaaGTATTTAATGAGGAAAAACTTGTCAAATATTATTGAATCAATGCAAAATTCATTACATAAAtgtatccaaaaaaaaaatattcattacATAAACCTTTGCTTTTACTTGTTGCTTGATTCCCTCACTTTACACTCCCTAAAAAAATGGCTAAAGTGCAATTTAAACTACGAACACAACTttcctttctatttttagtaggGATGTTCATATTATTCCCTATAACATCTTCCTTTGCATTCAACTTTAGAGCCATAAATAGTACCATCAAATGCATAGACAAGGAGAGAAAGGCTCTACTTCAAAACTGTCACAACATTCCAGATTTGCAAAGTAATCCTTTTTACTTAGATTGCTGTAATTGGCGTGGTGTCCATTGCAACGCCTTCACTGGTCGAATATACCGACTTGATTATCCTTCAGTTCTAGCCTTTCTTAGTAATTTTATCTGTAGAGACACTGGCTTTCATTTTGGTCCTTCTCTTCTTGCTTTAGAGGATTTGTTGTACTTGTACTTCAACTTTGATGACCCTTATTTCTCTGATtcccttagtattccctcatctATCCCAAGTTTTATAGGGTCCTTTCCCAAATTAAGGTACCTTAAGTTTTCAGATTCTTGGTTTACTGGAGCACTACCTCCTCAACTTGGCAACCTGACAAGTTTGCAGTCTTTGGAGATACACCAATATTTTGGCGAGGGTATGCTGCGTTCTAGAAGCCTCGATTGGCTTTCGCATCTTACTTCATTGAAGAAACTTGTTCTTGATGGTATCGATCTCAGTGAAGCCCGAGACTTGATTCATGTTGTTAGTAATCTCCCTTCTTTGATCCTCTTGGATTTGCATAATTCTCGTCTTGCATATGTTCTTCCTCCGAATCTTTCAAGTGTTAATTCCTCAAAGTCTCTTGCTTTTGTTGATTTGTCTTACACCTTCCTTAAGTCCTCTTTGATATGGACTTGGCTTTCTAATCATAGTTCCTCCCTTGTTGAGTTGTACCTCAATGCCAACGAACTAACAGGATTAATTCCATATAGTTTAACGAACATGACTTCTCTTACGCGTCTTGATCTGTCTTCTAATCAGCTGGAAGGCGAAATTCAAGACTCTATTCGAGGTTTATGTCGAATACAAAGCTTGGATCTTTCTCAAAATAATCTCATGGGAGATATTACTAGTGTCTTTCGTTCTCTATCGTGTGCAGAGGAGTCCTTGACAAACCTTGCTTTTGGAAATAACAATTTTACTGGATCACTGCCTGATATCACTTCATTTTCCTCCTTGAAAAAATTATCTCTTCAGAGGAACAACTTAGACGGTTCGTTGCCCCTTAATTTTGCAAACCCGTCGAGTCTAAGAATCCTAAACTTGCAACACAATCAACTTACAGGGTCTATTCCTGATCTTTCTTCATTTggatcattgaagaaaatgCATCTTAAAAACAATCAATTAAATGGCTCTGTACATATAAGCTTAGGACAACTTTCAAATCTTCATACATTGGATATTTCTTCCAACTCTCTAAAAGGTAATATCTTGGCAGGCCATTTTGTAAATCTCTTGAGTTTGCGTTACTTAGACATGTCTTTTAACTCTTTCACCTTTAATCTCGACTCTGATTGGGTTCCACCTTTTAGGCTGCAGACTATAGGACTTGCTTCTTGTAAGTTAGGCCCTCGTTTCCCAAAATGGCTTCGAACACAAAGAGACTATTCGAGATTAGATGTGTCTAATACCGGGATCTCAGACACAATCCCTTATTGGTTTTGGAACCTTTCTTCAACAGCTACTTTCATAGGTATGTCTCATAATGGACTTCATGGCATCCTACCCAATTCGTCAATTGGATTTTCTGAGAACCCTGCTATAGATTTGAGTTCCAATCATCTTAAGGGCACAATACCTACTTTCTTTGCAAATACCATATACTTGAATCTTTCGCGAAATAGTTTCTCAGGTAGTATATCTTTCTTGTGTCATAGTGCTGCAACTGCATTTGGGGACATTATCCTCGATCTTTCACACAACTTCTTATCCGGTAAACTCCCAGATTGCTGGACCAAACATTTTACATCTGTTCTCGATCTATCGAGCAATAATTTCTCTGGGAATTTTCCTAGCTCTTTCGGTTCTTTGAATAGTTTGAGATTTTTGCACTTGAAAGATAATAAGTTCTCTGGGAAGCTACCCTTGTCCTTCTCAACCCTTACACGGCTGACATCCTTAGACCTCGGAGACAATTCTTTTAATGGAGAAATACCGACATGGATAGGGCATAAGCTACCCCATTTGACGGTTTTGAGTCTTCGAAACAATTTCTTCTTTGGAAGACTTCCATTACAACTTTGTAAACTATCTTCAATTCAAATTCTTGATGTGTCTATGAATAACATCAATGGGACTATACCACATTGCTTGTATAATCTTACTGCAATGACACAGAGAAAAACTAGTCCTATGATCACTTACGGAGGCAATGGCTCATTTTCAAGCATCAATCCTCTATACCAAGATTACATGTCCCTTGCATTGAAAGGTTTTACGTACGAGTATAAAGAACATTTGGAACTAGTAAAAAGCATTGATCTTTCTAGCAACAGGCTAAATGGGCCTATTCCAGCTGAAATTTCATGTCTTAATGGATTGGTTTCTCTAAATCTTTCAAGAAACAATCTGAACGGGTCTATCACACCGAAAATAAGCCAGTTGAAGTCTTTAGAGTCTCTAGACCTGTCAAATAACCATCTTTCTGGGGCGATTCCTTCAACCTTTTCGGAATTGAGCTTTCTGGGTACTTTGAACTTGGCAAATAACAACTTGTCGGGGAGAATACCGACAGGAACTCAACTACAAGGCTTCAACGCTTCGGTGTTTGTAGGAAATCCGAGGCTTTGTGGGGATCCACTTCCAAAGTGCATAGGAGACAAAACAGTTAGCAAACAGAATGAAGAGAATCAAGATTCAGATAATGACAGTGGATTAGTATCTTTGGGATTTCTGATCAGTGTTGTGCTCGGATTCATCACCGGATTTTGGGGCGTTTGTGGCATCCTTGTGCTCAACAGATCATGGAGATGTGCTTTTTTTGGCTTCTGGAGTCATTTGTACGATAAGATCTATGTACTCGTCGCTCTGTTGATGGTAGCAATTCGAAGATGACTCATACTTCCCAAGTGCACTTCCCTGTTGATGTTTGGTTAAAAACAAGTAATGTGTAGTCTTGTGATATGAAGTATTTGAATAATGTGCTACTACTCATTAAACTCCTTGACATCTGTAACATAATTTACAtcattgaatatttgaatgttaGTGAGTAAATTATTTACTTTCACAAAGGGATACAGATTTGGATTTCATTATTTTATTGCAAGTTGGCATATTTAATGGGTCAGGTTGGATTCAAGTAAAAAGACATCGAGTCAGGTAATGGTTCTGAAAAATCAATACAAGctaaatagaaaatttgaaaaaatgttactcttgtgagagaccgtcttgtGGTGAGACGACATCAAAACTAGAAGATTATAACCTATaccaatcaaaataaaaacacgaattcttaaatgagacggtctcatggtAAGACTATCTCTATTGAATCGGTTGAATACACATTTAttatcttaaaatgatcacgtATAATCTTAATGTGATAacttataacattaaagtgattacttataattttaaagtgatcgctttttaattttaaagtgatcacgaGGGCCAGTCTTGAGTTTTTTGAGGCCCTGGGCGAAAGATTAATTATGGGCCCCTGACTATaactaacataaacataaaaaaaaaccgATATTTATAACATCATCAAAAAatgtacacatatatacataatacaaattcaaataaaaaattttctacgAGCATTTTTCAATGTAAAATCAGATTCCACCATCTCTTTCAATAAAGAGCATTGCAAGaccaaaaaaacaaattaaaaattacccaCAAtagttattttgttatactcACAAAAGTTtactcaattaataataaaaaaaacttaatacatctagaaatagaagaaaaaaaatgaaattagggCTAAAAAAACACAATAACTATTGTAAATGTgactttaatttattagttgaacatataaaataatgtcacaTTTACAACAATCTAAAAaatcatttcctccctactacggtgcttgggaataTAAACCGGGAATATGTTCTGAGATACAAAGTATTgcactaaattcctagcacacAGAATTTAGAACGATGTAAggaaaacttaaatggaagaagatatggaaaattacaatcgaggattgcaaattctctatgtaaagtgctagagaagaaaagaaattagAAATTGCATGTAGAAAATAACCACACAAGCCTTCTATTTTTATAGAAGAGCTTATACCTTTTCACGAAGCAATATGTTACTCCATGAAACACAAGATTGATTCAAGAACTAATGTCTTCTTTCAATCAATCCATCCCAATAAATctggttaatataaccatatatAACCATTGGTAGTtacattaaaactaacaaaacgGATAAACTAACTTTGCAAAGAAAACTCGCAAAACAGAGCAAAACTCGCGGGCCGCAATTTAGCTCGCGAGCAGCGCCCTGCTACTTCCACAAAACAGTAGCTTTTCCTTCCTTTCTCGCGATCCGTGAGTTGTTTCACAATCCGTGAATACTACTTTTGCTCAAAACAGAAACTTTGCAACCTTGGgatattctcaaattaatttattgaaattaattatttaattcaattaattataattttcgatgacccttatacgctctaaatgacaacaatcCTGCCCCATTTACAGTGTATAATCCTTTTCTCCTTTCGTGATTCGTAATCTCCAACCCATTTCATGCATCAATGCTAATGTCCTTCCGGATTGAGTTGACATAGACCTGATCATGGGTGGCCaggcccgaaaaagtgagggtttgggtaccaaaatatggcccgTTGAGCGGGTTTgggcagaaaataagtggcccgaatttttttgggacgggtttggaATTGGTGTTTGGCCCACGGCCCGGCCCGGTCCGCTCCGAAAGAAACTAAGTTGGTCCAATTAGttacatattttgattatttcataTGCTAACACTTTTTTTTCCATATTGCATCAAGGTCGGTCTACCATTTTTAATGTTGAAGTGGAGGAAGAAGAGGTAGATCGTGAAGATGATGATTGTCAAATCACTAATTAGTtacataatttgattattttgtatttgtttatttgaattatttataatttgtgttttaaattatgtataatatgtaacaattgtatttgtttatttcaattatttgtaatttgtatttttaattatgtataaataatatataacatcgACCTGCAAGCCCGC
Protein-coding sequences here:
- the LOC130805406 gene encoding receptor-like protein EIX2 gives rise to the protein MAKVQFKLRTQLSFLFLVGMFILFPITSSFAFNFRAINSTIKCIDKERKALLQNCHNIPDLQSNPFYLDCCNWRGVHCNAFTGRIYRLDYPSVLAFLSNFICRDTGFHFGPSLLALEDLLYLYFNFDDPYFSDSLSIPSSIPSFIGSFPKLRYLKFSDSWFTGALPPQLGNLTSLQSLEIHQYFGEGMLRSRSLDWLSHLTSLKKLVLDGIDLSEARDLIHVVSNLPSLILLDLHNSRLAYVLPPNLSSVNSSKSLAFVDLSYTFLKSSLIWTWLSNHSSSLVELYLNANELTGLIPYSLTNMTSLTRLDLSSNQLEGEIQDSIRGLCRIQSLDLSQNNLMGDITSVFRSLSCAEESLTNLAFGNNNFTGSLPDITSFSSLKKLSLQRNNLDGSLPLNFANPSSLRILNLQHNQLTGSIPDLSSFGSLKKMHLKNNQLNGSVHISLGQLSNLHTLDISSNSLKGNILAGHFVNLLSLRYLDMSFNSFTFNLDSDWVPPFRLQTIGLASCKLGPRFPKWLRTQRDYSRLDVSNTGISDTIPYWFWNLSSTATFIGMSHNGLHGILPNSSIGFSENPAIDLSSNHLKGTIPTFFANTIYLNLSRNSFSGSISFLCHSAATAFGDIILDLSHNFLSGKLPDCWTKHFTSVLDLSSNNFSGNFPSSFGSLNSLRFLHLKDNKFSGKLPLSFSTLTRLTSLDLGDNSFNGEIPTWIGHKLPHLTVLSLRNNFFFGRLPLQLCKLSSIQILDVSMNNINGTIPHCLYNLTAMTQRKTSPMITYGGNGSFSSINPLYQDYMSLALKGFTYEYKEHLELVKSIDLSSNRLNGPIPAEISCLNGLVSLNLSRNNLNGSITPKISQLKSLESLDLSNNHLSGAIPSTFSELSFLGTLNLANNNLSGRIPTGTQLQGFNASVFVGNPRLCGDPLPKCIGDKTVSKQNEENQDSDNDSGLVSLGFLISVVLGFITGFWGVCGILVLNRSWRCAFFGFWSHLYDKIYVLVALLMVAIRR